CCCAGGTCTGGGCCCACCGGCGGTAGTAGGCGACGTGGGAGTCCAGGGTGCGGGTCAGCGCCCCGGAACGCCCCTCGGGCCGGAGGTTGGCGTCGACCTCGAAGAAGCACGCAGAGCCCAGCCGCATAAGCTCCGAGGCGACCCTCGTGATCCGCGAGGTGACCGGCTCGGAGACGAAGACGACGTCGACGTCGGAAATGTAATTGAGCTCGGTGGCGCCGCATTTGCCCAAGGCGAGAACGGCCAATCGGGAATCGGGGGTGTCGTCGCCATACACGCTGCGCACGGCGACGGCCAGCGCCGCGGTGAGCGCCGCGTCGGCCAACGCGCTGAGCAGGCTGGTCACCTTGGGGTAGCCGAGCATCGGCTCGTTGGCGCCGTAGCCACGCCGGGAGGCGAAGGTCCCCGCCAGGTCGGCGGCGGCAATGCGCATGAGCAGCGTCCGGTAGGTCCGCTTGAGCGCGGCCTGAGCCGCCTGGCCGGTGATCGCCGCCCGGTAGGTACCCGGGGTGCTCAGCTCGGTGGAGGCGGAAGCGTCGCAGGGTTGGGCGTCGACGGCGCCGAGCAGGGAGCGCATGAGCTCCTCGGGCTCGGGGATCGCCTCGGCGAGGAGGCGCCACTGTCCGGGATTGGCCACGAGGTGATCCCCGAGAGCCGTCGAGCCTCCGAGCAGCGCCAACAGCCGTACCCGCAGCGTCTCGTCGGCGCGTAGGGCGGCGTCGAAATCATCACGGTCGGTGCCGAGCGCCTCGCTGAGCCGGCGCATCGTGTTGAGCGCGAGGTCGGGGTCCCCCGCGCCGGCGAGGGTCCACAACAACGGTAGGGAGTCGAGATTATCCCATCCCAGCCAGGCTAAGTCCTCGGCGGCGTGGGCGCCGGAGAGCCGCAGCTGGGCGGTGGAGGGCACGGTGCGACGAATGCGGGCGGCCATGGTGCTACAGCTCCAGGGTGGATCGGATTTCGAAGGGGGTGATCTGGTCCGTGTACGCGTGCCACTCATTCCACTTCGACCGGAGGAAGAACTCGAAGACGTGCTCGCCTAAGACCTCCGCGAGGAACTCGGATTTCTCCATGTAGCGCAGGGCCTCGTCGAGCCCGCGCGGCAGGTCCCGGTAGCCCATGGCCCGGCGTTCCCGGCGGGTGAGTAAGGTGACGTCCTCCTCCGCCGGGTCATCGAGGTCAAAGCCCTCGGCAATGCCACGCAGGCCCGCCGCCAGCACCACCGCGTACCCGAGGTAGGGGTTCGTGCCGGAATCGAGCGAGCGGAGCTCCACCCGGCGCGACGCCGCCTTGTGCAGGCGGTAGGTAGGAATGCGGATAAGGGCGGAGCGGTTGGACACGCCCCAGGTGATAGCCGTCGGCGCCTCGTTGCCGAATTGCAGCCGCTTGTACGAGTTCACCCACTGGTTCGTCACCGCCGAAATCTCGTTGGCGTAATGCAGGATGCCGGCGATGAAGCCCCGCGCGGTGGCGGAGAGCGAATATTCATCGTCCGGGTCGTGGAAGGCGTTGGACTCGCCTTCGAAGAGGGAGAAGTGGGTGTGCATGGCGGAGCCGGCGTACTCCCGAAAGGGCTTGGGCATGAACGTGGCGCGCACCCCGTTGCGCTGGGCGACGGTCTTCAGCAGGTAGCGGAAGGACATGATGTTGTCGGCCATGGTGAGGACGTCGGCGTGGCGCAAGTCGATCTCCTGCTGCCCCGGGGAGGTTTCGTGGTGCGAAAACTCGGTGGCGATGCCCATGTGTTCGAGGGCTTGCATGGCCTCCCGCCGGAATTTCGGGACCACGGAGTGGGCCGCCTGGTCAAAGTAGCCGCCGTGGTCCGTGGGGGTCATGGCGAAGGGGAAGCCGTCGTCGTTGACGATGTAGAACTCGATCTCCGGCGAGACCTGGCAGGTAAAGCCCTCGTCAGCGGCCGCTTTGACCTGGCGGCGCAGGATGTTGCGGGGATCGGCCATGGAGGGGGTGCCGTCGGGCATGACGATGTCGCAGAACATCCGCGCGGTGCGCAGGTCGGGTTCGTCGTCGTCGAAGGGCATGATTTGGAACGTCGACGGGTCCGGCAGCAGCAGCGTGTCCGATTCCGACACCCGGGAGAAGCCTTCGATAGCGGAGCCGTCGAAGCCTGCACCCTCCTCGAAGGCGCCTTCGAGCTCGCCCGGCGACATCATCACGGCTTTGAGCTGACCGGCAATGTCCGTGAACCAGAGGCGAATGAATCGTATTCCGCGTTCCTCGACGGCGTTGAGGACGAACTCGTGTTGGCTGTTCATACGCTCCGATTCTACGGAGCCTCGCAGCGGCCATCGTCCTCCTACGCCCGGCGCGGCGTCGGTAGTCTGGGCCTAAAGAAGGCGTGACGAGTGTGAAAGGTTTTGCTGACATGGCGATTGAGAAGTTCCTTGAGGTGGAGGCGAAGTTCGCCGTCGACGGCACCACCGTAGTCCCCGAGCTCACCCAGCTTCCCGGCGTCCACGCCGTCGCGGGAACGCAGGTCCACCACCTTTCCGCCATTTATTACGACACCGCCGATCTCCGCCTCACCCGGGCGAAGGTGACGTTGCGCCGGCGAAGCGGCGGCAAGGACGACGGCTGGCACCTCAAGCTTCCCGGCGACGGCGGCCGCCTAGAGCTCAGCGCCGAGCTCGCTCCCCCCACGCAGGGGCAGTATGAGGTGCCGGAGGAGTTGCTCAGCCAGGTGAGGGCCCTGGTTCGCGACGAAGAGCTCATTCCCATCGCGCAGGTGGACAATGAGCGCACCGAGTCCCTGCTCGTCGGGGAGGATGGCACGGGCGTTGCGGAGTTCTGCGATGACCGGGTCACCGCCTGGTCGCTGCTTCCGGGTGGGACGCAGAAGCAGTGGCGGGAGTGGGAGCTGGAGCTGTCCGGTGGCGTCGCCGGCACGGAGACTGGTGCGGAGGTGCTGGCAGCGGCGACCACGGTGCTCATCGGGGCTGGGGCGCGTAAGTCCGCCTCCCCGTCGAAGCTGGTGGCCGCCCTGGGGGACTCGCTGGCCGAGGCTCCCCTGCCCACTTACCTCAGCGTCGATCCCGACCCGGAGACCGCGGCCGGGGCCGTCGTCCTCGCGCTCATGGCCAACCGGGCCAAGCTCGTCGCCTACGACCCCAAGGTGCGCCGCGATGAATGGGACTCGGTGCATCAGATGCGGGTGGCGACCCGGGAGCTGCGCTCGCATCTGCAGACCTTCGACGGCATCGTCGCCGGCGAGCAGGTGGATCATTTGCTCAGCGAGCTCAAGGTGCTGGCCGGGATGCTCGGCTCCGCGCGCGACGCCGAGGTGGTCGCCGAACGTTTCGAGTGGCTCATCAGCAGCGAGGACTCCGGGCTCATCAGCGCCGAGGATCAGGCGCGGATCATGTCCACCATCGAGGAGGAGTACCAGCGAGCCCACCGGCGCATCGTTCGCGCCCTCGACTCGGACCGGTACCTGGAGCTGCTCGACGCCCTCGACGAGCTGCTCGCCCACCCGCCGGTGGCGGTGAAGGACGAAACCGAGTCCATCACGGCCGTGATGGAGTCCCACCTTGACGAGGCCTACCGAAAGCTGGTCAAGCGCCACAAGAAGGCGGTGGCGAATTGGGACAACCCGGAGCTCAGTCTGCATGAGCGGGAGGACTACTACCACGACATGCGCAAGGCGGCGAAGAAGCTGCGGTACGCGGCCGAGGCCGTCGGCTCCGCCACTGGGCTGAAGACGAAGCGCATCGTCAAGGCGTGCAAGACGATGCAAACGGTGCTGGGCGACTTCCAGGACTCGGTGACCAGCCGCACCAAGCTGGAGCGGATGGCCCACACGGCTCGACGCCATCAGCACGACACCTTCAGCCTGGGTCTGCTGTATCAGCGCGAGCGTGCCATCGGGCTGGCGTCGCTGGATCAGTACCAGCAGGCCTACGACGACATCGTCGCCGCCTACCGGCGGTTGAAGAAGAATCGCTAGTTGACCTCGTCGTCGTCCTCGGCGGCGTCATAGGCGTCGGCGGCGTCGTTACGCTGCGCTGCGAGGTTGAGGGCGTTTTCCGCCTCCTCGCGGCTAGCGTAGGGCCCCATCCGGCGGTCCCAGCCTTTCTGCTTGCCCTGCGACACACTGCGTGTTGTGGGGTCGAAATACCATGAGGTGTCAGTCATAGCGCCCAGCGTATCGCGGGCGTCGGCTGACCTTCGTCTCAACCACGACCTTCCAGGAGCCTCCATGTCCCCCGTGTCTCCCGCTGAGCTGGTGTCGGCTGCCTTCGCCGCCGACTATCCTCATGCCGGCTCGCCGGTCGCCGCGGCCGTGAGCCCGGCGACGTGTGCCCTGCTCGGCGAGGATGCCGACTACTTCGGCGGCGTAGCCGTCATGGCAGTGGGCTCACGAGAATGCGCGGTGGCTATCGGGCCCAACGACGACGGCGTCCTGCGCGTTCGCCTCCACCACGCCGACACCTCCGGCGTCCTCTCCCCCGACGTCGTGGCAGCTGAGACGGACTCCGAGGAGGCCGCCGACCTAGCCGGTGTGCACACCCCCGGGGTCGACGCCGACGGCCGCGTCATCAACGCGCCGTGGCCCACCGGGGGCCTGGCCGAACGATTGTCCGGGCTGCGCTGGTGCCTCACCCACCGGCAACTCGCGTCGCGGGACACCACCGGGCTCAACGTCAGCGTAGTCACCACCATCCCCCCGGCTTCAGGGTTGGGCT
Above is a genomic segment from Corynebacterium uterequi containing:
- a CDS encoding glutamine synthetase family protein, translated to MNSQHEFVLNAVEERGIRFIRLWFTDIAGQLKAVMMSPGELEGAFEEGAGFDGSAIEGFSRVSESDTLLLPDPSTFQIMPFDDDEPDLRTARMFCDIVMPDGTPSMADPRNILRRQVKAAADEGFTCQVSPEIEFYIVNDDGFPFAMTPTDHGGYFDQAAHSVVPKFRREAMQALEHMGIATEFSHHETSPGQQEIDLRHADVLTMADNIMSFRYLLKTVAQRNGVRATFMPKPFREYAGSAMHTHFSLFEGESNAFHDPDDEYSLSATARGFIAGILHYANEISAVTNQWVNSYKRLQFGNEAPTAITWGVSNRSALIRIPTYRLHKAASRRVELRSLDSGTNPYLGYAVVLAAGLRGIAEGFDLDDPAEEDVTLLTRRERRAMGYRDLPRGLDEALRYMEKSEFLAEVLGEHVFEFFLRSKWNEWHAYTDQITPFEIRSTLEL
- a CDS encoding CYTH and CHAD domain-containing protein — protein: MAIEKFLEVEAKFAVDGTTVVPELTQLPGVHAVAGTQVHHLSAIYYDTADLRLTRAKVTLRRRSGGKDDGWHLKLPGDGGRLELSAELAPPTQGQYEVPEELLSQVRALVRDEELIPIAQVDNERTESLLVGEDGTGVAEFCDDRVTAWSLLPGGTQKQWREWELELSGGVAGTETGAEVLAAATTVLIGAGARKSASPSKLVAALGDSLAEAPLPTYLSVDPDPETAAGAVVLALMANRAKLVAYDPKVRRDEWDSVHQMRVATRELRSHLQTFDGIVAGEQVDHLLSELKVLAGMLGSARDAEVVAERFEWLISSEDSGLISAEDQARIMSTIEEEYQRAHRRIVRALDSDRYLELLDALDELLAHPPVAVKDETESITAVMESHLDEAYRKLVKRHKKAVANWDNPELSLHEREDYYHDMRKAAKKLRYAAEAVGSATGLKTKRIVKACKTMQTVLGDFQDSVTSRTKLERMAHTARRHQHDTFSLGLLYQRERAIGLASLDQYQQAYDDIVAAYRRLKKNR